A single region of the Pirellulales bacterium genome encodes:
- a CDS encoding DUF3883 domain-containing protein, whose protein sequence is MSFVSKRAFNMLGATTIRAGSIVRGPTLPEPVEVLATVSLGESLKIIGRGLNSGLTFDPVLSPTQIAQLSVSSDSVPFDGDARLFRLGIEAHRLGLAYEYDPFFSLSIARVDPLPHQLEAVYGYFMKLPRIRFLLADDPGAGKTVMAGLLLKELKARGLVRRVLIVCPANLTFQWQRELTDKFREKFDVIRGDVLRANYGQNPWQEKDQVITSVSWVSVVEDARESLLRSRWDLVIVDEAHKMSARSEDHKTYAYRLGENLSKMTDHFLLMTATPHKGDPEHFRRFLALLDPDVYGSIESLQQAMRDHEAPFYLRRTKEALVTFPDPETGEVRKLFTKRDVQTAAFDFDGEELDFYDELTRYVEDQSMAAAGDASARGRAVGFTMAMLQRRMASSIYAVRRSLERMRDRREKILEDPEAYRQEQIERRIPDDFDDLTEEEQQQIVSRLEEEVLSADPAVLREEIARLTKLVDQAKGLEARDVQSKLHKLRAVLTEEGIFSNPKMRLLVFTEHKDTLDYLAGDGRDERPLGKLREWGLTLTQIHGGMKIGDRDTPGSRIYAEREFKESAQVLVATEAAGEGINLQFCWLMINFDIPWNPVRLEQRVGRIHRYGQEKDCVIFNFVARNTREGRVLQTLIERLKEIRDDLGSDQVFDVVGTIFPSNQLEKLFRDMYARVTDEHKIQDRIVRDVSPQRFRAITESALEGLAKKDLNLSAIVGKSAEAKERRLVPEIVEAFFLQAAPETGVQPKETAKASGVFRIGKVPRNLLPIGDRQESRFGRLGREYGKIVFNKTLLPSDPSLEWVTPGHPLFEAIRTDCLARFDDHLRRGAVFYDLHRSSPALLDVFAASIKDGRGNTLHRRLFVIASSISGEMQIHEPTILHEVTPAPVGTPTPANSDVPNRTRVEQFLYQRSLEPWIGTAAQDRSGEVARVARHVAISLNSLIDRQQLQLGEFLNRQVAGQTTPGLDGIIAQAELHLDELNNRLESRKSELELERHCTISDITHLGRAWVLPHPKRTSPQLAPMVNDPEIERIAVQEAIRHEEARGWVVESVESENRGFDLISRRPHSEDPKTFVEVRFIEVKGRAGVGVVALSENEYRTSERLKSDYWLYVVFNCGSSSQLHTVQNPSRLGWQPVVTVEHYQIAPEVVLRNK, encoded by the coding sequence ATGTCTTTCGTTTCAAAGCGGGCATTCAACATGCTGGGCGCGACGACAATCCGGGCGGGCAGCATTGTCCGTGGCCCCACGCTTCCTGAGCCGGTGGAGGTGCTCGCCACCGTTTCGCTCGGGGAGTCGCTGAAGATCATCGGCCGCGGGCTGAACTCCGGCCTGACTTTCGATCCCGTTCTGTCGCCGACTCAAATCGCTCAGCTTTCGGTTTCGTCAGATAGCGTTCCGTTCGACGGCGATGCTCGGCTATTTCGGCTCGGCATCGAAGCCCATCGCCTCGGATTAGCTTACGAATACGATCCCTTCTTTTCGCTGTCGATTGCCCGCGTCGATCCGTTACCGCATCAATTGGAAGCGGTCTACGGCTACTTCATGAAGCTGCCGCGGATTCGGTTTTTGCTGGCCGACGATCCGGGCGCCGGCAAAACGGTCATGGCGGGCCTGCTCCTGAAGGAACTCAAGGCTCGCGGCCTCGTGCGCCGCGTGCTGATCGTCTGCCCCGCCAACCTCACGTTCCAATGGCAGCGCGAACTCACCGATAAATTCCGCGAGAAGTTCGACGTGATCCGAGGCGACGTTCTCCGCGCCAACTACGGCCAGAATCCGTGGCAGGAAAAAGACCAGGTCATCACGTCGGTTTCTTGGGTGTCCGTCGTGGAAGACGCCCGAGAGAGTTTGCTTCGCTCCCGCTGGGACTTGGTGATCGTCGACGAAGCCCACAAGATGAGCGCCCGGTCCGAGGACCACAAGACATACGCTTACCGGCTGGGCGAAAACCTGTCGAAGATGACGGACCATTTTCTGCTCATGACCGCCACGCCGCACAAGGGCGATCCCGAGCATTTCCGGCGCTTTCTCGCTCTGCTCGATCCCGACGTATATGGCAGCATCGAGAGCCTCCAACAGGCGATGCGCGACCATGAAGCGCCGTTCTACCTGCGCCGGACGAAAGAGGCCCTCGTTACTTTTCCCGATCCAGAAACGGGCGAGGTCCGCAAGCTGTTTACGAAGCGCGACGTTCAAACGGCGGCCTTTGATTTCGACGGCGAGGAACTCGACTTCTACGACGAACTGACTCGCTACGTGGAAGATCAATCAATGGCCGCCGCCGGCGATGCATCGGCCCGCGGCCGCGCAGTCGGCTTCACAATGGCCATGCTCCAGCGCCGCATGGCCTCGTCGATCTACGCCGTCCGCCGCAGCCTGGAGCGGATGCGAGACCGTCGCGAAAAGATTCTCGAAGACCCAGAAGCCTATCGGCAGGAACAAATTGAGCGGCGCATCCCGGACGACTTCGACGACCTGACCGAGGAAGAGCAGCAGCAGATCGTCAGTCGGCTTGAAGAGGAAGTGCTGTCCGCCGACCCCGCCGTCTTGCGCGAGGAAATTGCCCGCCTCACGAAGCTTGTCGATCAAGCCAAGGGCCTTGAAGCCCGTGACGTGCAGTCGAAGCTCCATAAATTGCGAGCGGTGTTGACCGAGGAGGGCATCTTCTCCAACCCCAAGATGCGGCTGCTCGTCTTCACCGAGCACAAGGACACGCTCGACTATTTGGCTGGCGATGGCCGCGATGAACGCCCGCTTGGCAAACTGCGCGAATGGGGGCTGACGCTCACTCAGATTCACGGCGGCATGAAGATCGGCGATCGCGATACGCCCGGCTCGCGAATTTATGCCGAGCGGGAGTTCAAGGAGTCGGCCCAGGTGCTGGTCGCCACCGAGGCCGCGGGCGAGGGCATCAACCTTCAGTTCTGCTGGTTGATGATCAATTTCGATATTCCCTGGAATCCGGTTCGCCTGGAGCAGCGGGTCGGCCGCATCCACCGCTACGGCCAGGAGAAGGACTGCGTGATTTTCAACTTCGTTGCGCGAAATACCCGTGAAGGTCGTGTGCTGCAAACGCTGATCGAGCGGCTCAAGGAAATTCGGGACGACTTGGGGAGCGACCAGGTCTTCGACGTGGTCGGCACTATCTTCCCGTCGAATCAGTTGGAGAAGCTATTCCGGGACATGTATGCCCGCGTCACGGATGAACACAAGATTCAGGACCGAATCGTCCGCGACGTTAGCCCGCAGCGGTTCCGCGCGATAACCGAAAGCGCCTTGGAGGGACTGGCGAAAAAGGACTTGAATCTATCCGCCATCGTCGGCAAATCGGCCGAAGCCAAGGAACGTCGCTTGGTGCCGGAGATTGTCGAGGCGTTTTTCCTGCAAGCCGCGCCGGAGACGGGCGTGCAGCCCAAAGAAACCGCCAAGGCCAGCGGCGTGTTTCGGATCGGCAAGGTCCCGCGCAATCTCCTCCCGATCGGCGACCGGCAGGAGTCGCGTTTCGGTCGGCTTGGCCGGGAATACGGCAAGATCGTCTTCAACAAAACCTTGCTGCCGAGCGATCCGTCGCTGGAATGGGTAACGCCCGGCCATCCATTATTCGAGGCGATCAGGACCGACTGCCTGGCCCGGTTCGACGACCACCTGCGCCGGGGCGCCGTGTTCTACGATCTGCATCGCAGCAGCCCGGCGCTGCTCGACGTGTTTGCGGCGTCTATTAAGGATGGTCGCGGCAACACGTTGCATCGACGGTTATTCGTAATTGCATCCTCGATATCGGGCGAGATGCAGATTCACGAGCCAACCATTCTGCACGAAGTTACACCCGCGCCGGTCGGCACGCCCACTCCCGCCAATTCTGACGTTCCCAATCGCACTCGCGTCGAGCAGTTCCTCTATCAGCGATCTTTGGAACCCTGGATTGGCACGGCGGCGCAGGACCGGTCGGGCGAAGTTGCCCGCGTCGCTCGACATGTCGCCATCAGCCTCAATTCCCTGATCGACCGCCAGCAACTCCAGCTTGGTGAGTTTCTGAATCGTCAAGTCGCTGGACAGACCACCCCGGGCCTCGACGGCATCATCGCGCAGGCCGAACTGCATCTGGACGAGTTGAACAACCGCCTGGAAAGCCGCAAGAGTGAGCTGGAACTGGAGCGTCATTGCACGATTTCCGACATCACGCACTTGGGCCGCGCTTGGGTCTTACCGCATCCCAAACGGACCAGTCCCCAGCTTGCCCCGATGGTCAACGATCCGGAGATCGAGCGGATCGCCGTTCAGGAGGCCATCCGTCACGAAGAGGCTCGCGGCTGGGTGGTCGAGAGCGTCGAGTCCGAGAACCGCGGCTTCGACTTGATCAGCCGACGCCCGCACTCCGAGGATCCCAAGACATTTGTCGAGGTGCGATTCATCGAAGTCAAAGGCCGCGCCGGCGTCGGCGTCGTGGCGCTTAGCGAGAACGAGTACCGCACTTCAGAACGGCTCAAGAGCGATTATTGGCTCTATGTGGTCTTCAACTGCGGCAGCTCGTCGCAATTGCACACGGTGCAGAATCCATCCCGGCTCGGATGGCAGCCGGTCGTCACGGTCGAGCATTATCAGATCGCTCCCGAAGTAGTCCTCCGCAACAAATGA